tttttttttctcacaacaTGTACGTAAAATACACCGTTACGGTGAGACTCGTCCATTAAAATCACCGGCTTTATTTGGGAATTATAGTGTTAGATAGGGAGACATTACCAAATAGAGAGACTTTCCACTTCCCCAAATGAAATCCACAGTGCCTTCAATGTAGCAGTCCTTGAACAAATGATTGCCCCTGTCATCACAAAGGGTGTCCTGAAATCCAACCAACTTGCAATTGTACAAGGCTGAATTGTTGCCCGACACCCTCAATGCCACCGCCTGCGCTCCCACTCTTTTCCCATCTGGCCTTGGCGAAGAGTTCTACACAAACCAATCCACCAAGAGAAtgttaatgaaaaataattgtGTGACGGTAATATCACGTGATATGATCTAGTTAGTACTTTAATAAGAAGGTTAGCGGCAACAAAGTAGTCAGATTCTGCAATCACTGTAGCACTGTTTACAGTTCCATACTTCTGGGCCGTGCCATCAAATGTCAAATTTGGCATATTTGATGGAGAACCATATAAAGTGACAAATGGTTTATTTCGTGGAATCATAATTTTTTCGTTGTACTCTCCTCCGCCAACATGCACAATGACACGTTTCGTGTTCCCGGCCGGAATGCTATTAATAGCGTCAGTGACGGTCTTGAAGTCTCCTTTTCCATCTTGCATGACCTTGATGACTGTTTGACCAGCCTCGGCCGTCACAACGGCAGGGTCAAGCGTGCTCTGCCGTTCTGTGTATGGCTTCGCATTGTTATCGAACCATGTGTTGATTTGGGAATGGTCGGATGGTATCGGTGTATTGTCGTCCGCCGTGGCAACGGTGGCGGTGAGGAGAATTGTCATAATTAGAGCTGCATGGACGCCCATGCATGTGTTTTTTCCGgccattttattttttggggtgCTATTGATTAAAATGGTGAGTAGAAGGTTTTGATTTTATAGTCCACAAAGCATTAGGTGCTTTAAGGTAAAGTGCATTATTAGAGGGGTTATTACCCAAAATATGTGAGACTTGGAGAACTTTTCGGATAGTTTGGATGTCATTTTGGGGTTCATGTTTGCTGGGATTTCATATCCACCCTTTGTGTTAACTAAACAAAAACACCACTATCTATGGAAGCTACAGCTTAATTTGAGAAAGAACATGGATAATTATGGTTTTATGATTGATATATTTATCGCAACACTCTTAAAACTCGAATGCCATCTAATATCtcttttaaaattctttttcCTCACACTTAATTCTCTAGAAGTATACTTCATCTCTCACTATTTCTCATTCCGTCAAAGGAACGTTAGAATAGCCTGCGATGCTATATATGTCGTTTATATTATAgaagattaaaataaattaattaagatAACTATTATTGTCACTCTAAAAATCTAATCATGCACTCTTTATAAGAGTatgtttctttctaaatataaaaagtttagAGTGCACAATTAAATCTTTAGTCCTAATGATGGTGTGCTGAAAACGGAGGGATGAAGGAAAGTGGTGGGTCTTTAATTAAGAAAGCCCCATCGACATTAATAATTTTTGGAAAACCGGTGGGAGGTTTGGACTCCTGCCACCGGCTGATAGAGCGGCAAACAACCAAGTTAGGGCCTTCATACTTACCATTCCACAGAAGCTCATTCCTTGCCCTCCAAATAAACCATAGGAGCATAAGGAAGCACTCGAAATCACAATTGGACGAGCTACTTGAGGTGAAGGAGACCCAATCCATACGGACACGTCAATCTAGTGCCGTATCCTGTATCCAATGCAGTATTGGTTACGCGTATCAAATTAACACAATAATTATTAGATAAAACAGAAAAAGATGttttagaaaaaattattttgaaaaaaaatctctctatCCATACAAAAACtgaagagttcaagagagcaataTTTGTGATTCATATATTAGGCGTATTGTTGGGATATATATTAACTGTTGTATATTTTAAAATCCAAAACGA
This region of Malus domestica chromosome 07, GDT2T_hap1 genomic DNA includes:
- the LOC103440057 gene encoding putative pectinesterase 63 — translated: MAGKNTCMGVHAALIMTILLTATVATADDNTPIPSDHSQINTWFDNNAKPYTERQSTLDPAVVTAEAGQTVIKVMQDGKGDFKTVTDAINSIPAGNTKRVIVHVGGGEYNEKIMIPRNKPFVTLYGSPSNMPNLTFDGTAQKYGTVNSATVIAESDYFVAANLLIKNSSPRPDGKRVGAQAVALRVSGNNSALYNCKLVGFQDTLCDDRGNHLFKDCYIEGTVDFIWGSGKSLYLNTELHVLGDTGITVITAQARDSASEDTGYSFVHCNITGIGSGTYLGRAWRVRPQVVYAYTSMTEVVNPAGWSNDNHPERDNTVSYGEYKCIGQGSSIYNKRNLSKELTDEQVKPFISLGYIQGSKWLLPPPNPKV